The following are encoded in a window of Amaranthus tricolor cultivar Red isolate AtriRed21 chromosome 2, ASM2621246v1, whole genome shotgun sequence genomic DNA:
- the LOC130806419 gene encoding phosphatidyl-N-methylethanolamine N-methyltransferase has product MGIWAGIGVIVPFPFYYWLWNHPQSWVNLCGKDNDPSKIMAYVSHFLKLIQFISLFSVSSLSWPPPFYFWPLFLAGQFLNFRVYQLLGEAGTYYGVRFGKNIPWVTEFPFGYIKDPQYVGSIFSLLACLSWVPFQYIFLWCFGYVFMILVESKEDPTTRAKPH; this is encoded by the exons ATGGGAATATGGGCAGGAATCGGAGTGATTGTGCCATTTCCATTTTACTATTGGTTATGGAATCATCCACAGTCATGGGTGAATCTCTGTGGCAAAGACAATGACCCATCAAAGATAATGGCTTATGTTTCTCATTTTCTCAAACTCATTCAATTCATTTCTCTTTTCTCTGTTTCTTCTCTTTCTTGGCCTCCTCCTTTCTACTTTTGGCCTCTTTTCCTTGCTGGTCAGTTTCTCAATTTCAG GGTATATCAGTTGTTGGGTGAAGCTGGCACTTATTATGGTGTTCGATTCGGAAAGAACATTCCTTGGGTTACAGAATTTCCATTCGGGTACATCAAAGATCCTCAATACGTTGGAAGCATTTTCAGTCTCTTGGCCTGCCTTTCGTGGGTTCCATTCCAATACATTTTCTTGTGGTGCTTCGGCTATGTTTTCATGATCCTCGTAGAATCAAAGGAAGATCCTACTACTCGTGCCAAACCGCACTAG
- the LOC130806381 gene encoding photosynthetic NDH subunit of subcomplex B 1, chloroplastic — MATSLLPNYLTPCFSFPPSLFNPNTTKFSFPNTSEYSNAAKRSILLPQAKNKNQWLDPFDDGEDPDMEYGSLFTDGKQDEDPRPPDNPTNPYGFLKFPTGYAVEIASLASKVRGDVRRCCCVVSGGVYENLLFFPVIQLIKDRYPGVQIDVIAAGRGKQTYEMNKNVRWATVYDPDDHFPDPAEYTDMIGVLKNRYYDMILSTKLAGIGHAAFLFMATARDRVSYIYPDVNAAGAGLFLSQTFTPDSMNLSEGGYHMYHQMIEWLGRPAKNVPPQPIPPLKVSISRRLKEVVEAKYKAAGAEKGKYVVIHGIKCDSKASMQSKGDTDSLLPIEIWADISEAIRGVTPVFVIPHEKVREDVEEIVGDETSIVFITTPGQLAALINDSVGVIATNTAAIQLAHAREKPSIALFCSEAKGKHFIPNAEEKKCKIIASKTGNLADIDVELVKDALKVFENTAPAPLLV; from the exons ATGGCTACTTCTCTACTACCCAACTATCTAACTCCATGTTTCTCCTTTCCTCCTTCCTTGTTTAATCCCAATACCACCAAATTTTCATTCCCGAACACATCTGAATACTCGAATGCTGCAAAAAGATCAATTCTTTTACCACAAGCAAAGAACAAAAACCAATGGTTAGACCCATTTGATGATGGGGAGGACCCAGATATGGAATATGGGTCATTGTTTACTGATGGGAAACAAGATGAAGATCCAAGGCCACCGGATAACCCGACAAACCCATATGGGTTCCTTAAGTTCCCAACGGGATATGCAGTGGAGATTGCATCATTGGCATCCAAAGTTAGGGGAGATGTAAGGAGATGTTGCTGTGTAGTTTCTGGTGGTGTTTATGAGAATTTACTTTTCTTCCCAGTGATTCAGTTGATCAAAGATAGGTATCCTGGTGTTCAAATTGATGTGATTGCCGCAGGAAGGGGAAAACAAACTTATGAAATGAATAAAAATGTGAGGTGGGCTACTGTTTATGATCCTGATGATCACTTTCCTGATCCAGCCGAATATACTGACATGATTGGAGTTCTTAAG AATAGATACTATGACATGATACTGTCCACAAAACTAGCAGGAATAGGGCATGCAGCATTTTTATTTATGGCCACAGCTAGAGACAGAGTTAGCTACATTTATCCCGATGTAAATGCAGCAGGAGCTGGACTTTTTCTATCTCAAACATTTACACCAGACAGTATGAATCTTTCAGAAGGAGGATATCACAT GTACCATCAGATGATCGAATGGCTAGGCCGACCAGCCAAGAACGTACCACCACAACCCATTCCCCCCTTGAAGGTGTCGATTTCAAGAAGGCTAAAGGAGGTTGTCGAGGCTAAATATAAAGCTGCGGGAgcagaaaaaggaaaatatgtAGTGATTCATGGCATAAAATGTGACTCAAAGGCTTCAATGCAGTCCAAAGGAGATACTGATAGCTTGCTCCCTATTGAGATTTGGGCAGATATCTCCGAGGCAATCAG GGGAGTAACACCGGTCTTTGTGATTCCACACGAGAAAGTACGAGAAGACGTAGAGGAAATTGTCGGGGATGAAACCAGCATTGTGTTCATAACAACACCGGGtcaa TTAGCAGCATTGATCAACGATTCGGTTGGTGTTATAGCCACCAACACAGCAGCAATTCAGCTCGCACATGCACGCGAAAAGCCCAG TATCGCCTTGTTTTGTTCGGAAGCGAAAGGAAAACATTTCATTCCAAATGCTGAAGAAAAGAAGTGCAAAATCATAGCATCTAAAACAGGAAATTTGGCAGATATTGATGTTGAGCTTGTAAAAGATGCACTTAAAGTGTTTGAGAATACAGCTCCAGCTCCACTTTTGGTGTAA